In Ptychodera flava strain L36383 chromosome 17, AS_Pfla_20210202, whole genome shotgun sequence, one genomic interval encodes:
- the LOC139115991 gene encoding organic cation transporter protein-like translates to MFGPLSDAYGRKPTFYLTLIIALLFNILMYLSTTFPMFVICQFMMGIVSPAIYNIGHLIVIEMVTTKTRPMALVVSSLAHPICELFLVGISYVSRSDWRIIQLVVLLSCVLTIPYYWIIDETPRWLYQQGRLEETEKLFEKVAKWNKTTYQRQSFKSPDTKAVQKEEEYNRCSPVTTLTNLFVRNELRWRTIFISVGWLSIGTLYFGISYNFNFITSNAYLTLGLISISDVTGYMLCWLMLKFLPRRLLLFSSIIIAASCMMVAGMVDNEAVKISFVITARVFAVVQYLAFFAYSAELYPTEVRNASVGLGQTLVYIGATMAPYIFALMDINPLLPFIITSSLQVFGGVMVLLLPETFNQDLMDSIDDITKRQEDDSVMANKSTEDSRLLEERHHPGQ, encoded by the exons ATGTTTGGTCCTCTTAGTGACGC ATATGGAAGAAAACCAACATTCTATCTTACCTTAATTATCGCCTTGCTCTTCAATATATTAATGTATTTATCGACGACTTTCCCTATGTTTGTCATATGTCAGTTTATGATGGGCATTGTTAGTCCAGCAATATACAACATCGGTCACCTAATAg TCATAGAAATGGTGACTACGAAAACCAGGCCGATGGCACTGGTAGTCTCTTCACTTGCTCATCCTATTTGTGAGCTCTTTCTGGTGGGTATATCTTATGTGTCAAGGAGTGATTGGCGAATAATTCAACTAGTTGTACTTTTGAGCTGTGTTCTTACCATTCCGTATTACTG GATTATAGACGAGACGCCAAGATGGTTATATCAACAAGGAAGGCTTGAAGAAACAGAAAAACTGTTTGAGAAAGTAGCCAAGTGGaacaaaacaacatatcaaagaCAAAGTTTTAAGTCTCCAGATACTAAG GCGGTACAAAAGGAAGAAGAATATAATCGTTGTTCCCCCGTTACTACTCTCACAAACCTATTTGTGCGAAACGAATTGAGATGGCGGACTATATTTATATCTGTGGGTTG GTTATCAATTGGAACTTTATATTTTGGTATCAGCTACAACTTCAACTTTATAACGAGCAATGCATATCTCACTCTGGGTTTGATTAGTATTTCTGACGTCACTGGTTACATGTTATGCTGGCTGATGTTGAAGTTTCTTCCAAGGAGATTGCTCCTATTTTCATCAATTATAATCGCCGCTTCGTGTATGATGGTTGCAGGCATGGTAG ATAACGAGGCCGTGAAGATTTCCTTTGTTATTACGGCTAGGGTGTTTGCAGTGGTTCAGTATTTGGCATTCTTTGCATACTCAGCAGAGCTGTATCCGACTGAAGTAAG GAATGCTTCCGTTGGGCTCGGTCAAACACTGGTATATATAGGGGCAACGATGGCACCGTATATATTTGCCTTGATGGACATCAACCCCCTTCTACCTTTCATTATCACTAGTTCCTTACAAGTGTTTGGTGGTGTAATGGTGCTTTTACTCCCAGAGACGTTCAATCAAGACCTAATGGACTCaattgatgacatcacaaaaag